One part of the Arabidopsis thaliana chromosome 1 sequence genome encodes these proteins:
- a CDS encoding pfkB-like carbohydrate kinase family protein (pfkB-like carbohydrate kinase family protein; FUNCTIONS IN: kinase activity, ribokinase activity; INVOLVED IN: D-ribose metabolic process; LOCATED IN: chloroplast; EXPRESSED IN: 23 plant structures; EXPRESSED DURING: 13 growth stages; CONTAINS InterPro DOMAIN/s: Carbohydrate/purine kinase (InterPro:IPR011611), Ribokinase (InterPro:IPR002139), Carbohydrate/puine kinase, PfkB, conserved site (InterPro:IPR002173); BEST Arabidopsis thaliana protein match is: pfkB-like carbohydrate kinase family protein (TAIR:AT1G06030.1); Has 20525 Blast hits to 20525 proteins in 2560 species: Archae - 370; Bacteria - 15982; Metazoa - 398; Fungi - 241; Plants - 483; Viruses - 0; Other Eukaryotes - 3051 (source: NCBI BLink).): MMKGISSVSQSINYNPYIEFNRPQLQISTVNPNPAQSRFSRPRSLRVLSLSADPSANRNPKSAVDAHAPPLVVVGSANADIYVEIERLPKEGETISAKTGQTLAGGKGANQAACGAKLMYPTYFVGRLGEDAHGKLIAEALGDDGCGVHLDYVRSVNNEPTGHAVVMLQSDGQNSIIIVGGANMKAWPEIMSDDDLEIVRNAGIVLLQREIPDSINIQVAKAVKKAGVPVILDVGGMDTPIPNELLDSIDILSPNETELSRLTGMPTETFEQISQAVAKCHKLGVKQVLVKLGSKGSALFIQGEKPIQQSIIPAAQVVDTTGAGDTFTAAFAVAMVEGKSHEECLRFAGCNTEHA; the protein is encoded by the exons ATGATGAAAGGGATCTCTTCAGTTTCTCAATCGATCAATTATAATCCATACATCGAATTCAATCGACCGCAGCTTCAGATCAGTACTGTGAATCCCAATCCAGCTCAATCTCGATTTTCCCGCCCTCGATCCCTCCGTGTTCTCTCACTCTCCGCCGATCCATCGGCAAATCGGAATCCTAAATCAGCCGTTGACGCACACGCGCCGCCACTGGTGGTTGTGGGATCTGCGAACGCCGATATCTATGTGGAGATCGAGAGATTACCCAAGGAAGGGGAAACGATTTCGGCCAAGACAGGGCAAACGCTCGCCGGAGGAAAAGGCGCGAATCAGGCGGCGTGTGGAGCGAAGCTAATGTATCCGACTTACTTCGTTGGTCGTTTGGGAGAGGACGCGCACGGGAAGCTAATAGCTGAGGCGTTGGGCGATGATGGGTGTGGGGTTCACTTGGACTACGTGAGATCTGTGAATAATGAGCCGACGGGACACGCGGTGGTGATGCTTCAGTCGGACGGTCAGAATTCGATCATTATCGTTGGTGGTGCAAATATGAAAGCTTGGCCTGAGATTATGAGCGATGATGATCTTGAGATTGTGAGGAATGCTGGTATTGTGCTTCTGCAAAGGGAGATCCCAGATTCCATCAATATTCAAGTTGCTAAG GCTGTGAAGAAAGCAGGTGTTCCAGTCATCCTTGATGTGGGAGGAATGGATACGCCTATACCAAATGAGCTATTGGATTCCATTGATATCTTGAGCCCCAATGAAACTGAGCTCAGTCGCTTGACAGGAATGCCAACTGAAACTTTTGAACAGATTAGCCAAGCTGTTGCAAAGTGCCATAAGTTG GGAGTTAAGCAAGTTCTAGTAAAACTCGGGTCCAAAGGATCTGCACTATTCATACAAGGGGAAAAACCAATCCAGCAGTCTATCATACCGGCTGCACAAGTGGTTGATACTACAGGAGCTGGGGATACTTTCACTGCAGCATTTGCAGTCGCTATGGTAGAGGGCAAGTCCCATGAGGAATGCTTGAGATTTGCTG GGTGCAATACCGAGCATGCCTGA
- the GSTU25 gene encoding glutathione S-transferase TAU 25 (glutathione S-transferase TAU 25 (GSTU25); CONTAINS InterPro DOMAIN/s: Thioredoxin fold (InterPro:IPR012335), Glutathione S-transferase, C-terminal (InterPro:IPR004046), Glutathione S-transferase, C-terminal-like (InterPro:IPR010987), Glutathione S-transferase/chloride channel, C-terminal (InterPro:IPR017933), Glutathione S-transferase, N-terminal (InterPro:IPR004045), Thioredoxin-like fold (InterPro:IPR012336); BEST Arabidopsis thaliana protein match is: glutathione S-transferase TAU 24 (TAIR:AT1G17170.1); Has 6324 Blast hits to 6297 proteins in 1135 species: Archae - 0; Bacteria - 2853; Metazoa - 581; Fungi - 157; Plants - 1982; Viruses - 0; Other Eukaryotes - 751 (source: NCBI BLink).) — translation MADEVILLDFWPSMFGMRTRIALEEKNVKFDYREQDLWNKSPILLEMNPVHKKIPVLIHNGNPVCESLIQIEYIDEVWPSKTPLLPSDPYQRAQAKFWGDFIDKKVYASARLIWGAKGEEHEAGKKEFIEILKTLESELGDKTYFGGETFGYVDIALIGFYSWFEAYEKFGSFSIEAECPKLIAWGKRCVERESVAKSLPDSEKIIKFVPELRKKLGIEIE, via the exons ATGGCAGACGAGGTGATTCTTCTTGATTTCTGGCCGAGCATGTTTGGAATGAGGACGAGGATTGCtttagaagagaaaaatgtcaaattcgATTACAGAGAACAAGATCTGTGGAACAAAAGCCCGATTCTCCTCGAGATGAATCCGGTTCATAAGAAAATACCGGTTCTCATCCACAATGGTAATCCGGTATGTGAATCACTCATCCAGATCGAATACATCGACGAAGTTTGGCCTAGCAAAACCCCACTTCTTCCTTCTGATCCTTACCAAAGAGCTCAGGCCAAATTTTGGGGAGATTTCATTGATAAGAAG GTGTATGCTTCAGCGAGGTTGATTTGGGGAGCTAAAGGCGAAGAGCATGAGGCGGGGAAGAAGGAGTTCATCGAGATACTCAAGACACTAGAGTCTGAGCTTGGAGACAAGACTTACTTTGGAGGTGAAACATTCGGTTATGTTGATATAGCTCTCATTGGATTTTACAGTTGGTTTGAAGCGTATGAGAAGTTTGGGAGTTTCAGCATTGAAGCCGAGTGTCCAAAACTGATTGCTTGGGGTAAAAGGTGtgtggagagagagagtgtggcTAAGTCTCTTCCTGATTCGGAGAAGATCATTAAGTTCGTTCCTGAGCTAAGGAAAAAACTTGGGATCGAAATCGAATAG
- a CDS encoding Uncharacterized protein family (UPF0497) (Uncharacterised protein family (UPF0497); FUNCTIONS IN: protein binding; INVOLVED IN: response to karrikin; EXPRESSED IN: 22 plant structures; EXPRESSED DURING: 13 growth stages; CONTAINS InterPro DOMAIN/s: Uncharacterised protein family UPF0497, trans-membrane plant (InterPro:IPR006702); BEST Arabidopsis thaliana protein match is: Uncharacterised protein family (UPF0497) (TAIR:AT3G14380.1).) yields MPRSSSTMPRVWTFFCLDQLLTYLVLAAGAVSAEVLYLAYNGDSAITWSDACSSYGGFCHRATASVIITFFVVCFYIVLSLISSYKLFTRFDPPSIVDSAKNLEVAVFGS; encoded by the exons ATGCCTCGTTCTTCTTCGACAATGCCTCGTGTTTGGACCTTCTTTTGTCTCGACCAG CTTCTGACCTACCTGGTTCTTGCTGCTGGAGCTGTATCAGCTGAGGTTCTATACTTGGCTTACAATGGAGACTCAGCCATTACTTGGAGCGATGCATGTAGCTCCTATGGCGGTTTCTGTCATAGAGCCACTGCTTCTGTTATAATCACATTCTTTGTGGTTTGTTTCTACATCGTTCTCTCTCTAATCTCCTCTTATAAGCTCTTTACTCGCTTTGATCCTCCTTCCATTGTTGACTCCGCCAAGAATCTCGAAGTCGCTGTCTTCGGAAGTTAG
- the GSTU24 gene encoding glutathione S-transferase TAU 24 (glutathione S-transferase TAU 24 (GSTU24); FUNCTIONS IN: glutathione transferase activity, glutathione binding; INVOLVED IN: response to cyclopentenone, toxin catabolic process; LOCATED IN: cytoplasm; EXPRESSED IN: 15 plant structures; EXPRESSED DURING: 6 growth stages; CONTAINS InterPro DOMAIN/s: Thioredoxin fold (InterPro:IPR012335), Glutathione S-transferase, C-terminal (InterPro:IPR004046), Glutathione S-transferase, C-terminal-like (InterPro:IPR010987), Glutathione S-transferase/chloride channel, C-terminal (InterPro:IPR017933), Glutathione S-transferase, N-terminal (InterPro:IPR004045), Thioredoxin-like fold (InterPro:IPR012336); BEST Arabidopsis thaliana protein match is: glutathione S-transferase TAU 25 (TAIR:AT1G17180.1); Has 6259 Blast hits to 6243 proteins in 1151 species: Archae - 0; Bacteria - 2699; Metazoa - 624; Fungi - 140; Plants - 2013; Viruses - 0; Other Eukaryotes - 783 (source: NCBI BLink).) has product MADEVILLDFWASMFGMRTRIALAEKRVKYDHREEDLWNKSSLLLEMNPVHKKIPVLIHNGKPVCESLIQIEYIDETWPDNNPLLPSDPYKRAHAKFWADFIDKKVNVTARRIWAVKGEEQEAAKELIEILKTLESELGDKKYFGDETFGYVDIALIGFHSWFAVYEKFGNVSIESECSKLVAWAKRCLERESVAKALPESEKVITFISERRKKLGLE; this is encoded by the exons ATGGCAGATGAGGTGATTCTTCTGGATTTCTGGGCGAGTATGTTTGGGATGAGGACAAGAATTGCTCTGGCGGAGAAAAGAGTTAAGTACGAtcacagagaagaagatctatGGAATAAGAGCTCCTTGCTCCTCGAGATGAACCCGGTTCATAAGAAAATTCCGGTTCTCATCCACAATGGTAAACCGGTATGTGAATCTCTCATTCAGATCGAGTACATAGACGAGACTTGGCCCGACAATAACCCTCTCCTTCCCTCCGATCCTTACAAGAGAGCTCATGCCAAATTCTGGGCCGACTTCATCGACAAAAAG GTGAATGTTACGGCGAGAAGGATTTGGGCGGTCAAAGGTGAGGAGCAAGAAGCAGCCAAGGAGTTAATCGAAATACTCAAGACGCTAGAGTCTGAGCTTGGAGACAAAAAGTACTTTGGAGACGAAACTTTTGGGTATGTAGATATAGCTCTCATTGGATTCCATAGCTGGTTTGCAGTGTACGAGAAGTTTGGAAATGTCAGTATCGAATCTGAGTGTTCGAAATTGGTTGCGTGGGCCAAAAGGTGTTTGGAGAGAGAGAGCGTCGCTAAAGCCCTGCCTGAGTCAGAGAAGGTCATTACATTCATTTCCGAACGTAGGAAGAAACTTGGGTTGGAGTAA
- a CDS encoding Uncharacterized protein family (UPF0497) (Uncharacterised protein family (UPF0497); CONTAINS InterPro DOMAIN/s: Uncharacterised protein family UPF0497, trans-membrane plant (InterPro:IPR006702), Uncharacterised protein family UPF0497, trans-membrane plant subgroup (InterPro:IPR006459); BEST Arabidopsis thaliana protein match is: Uncharacterised protein family (UPF0497) (TAIR:AT3G14380.1); Has 681 Blast hits to 681 proteins in 21 species: Archae - 0; Bacteria - 0; Metazoa - 0; Fungi - 0; Plants - 681; Viruses - 0; Other Eukaryotes - 0 (source: NCBI BLink).) translates to MEKSNDHDKASHGGSGGGATEKWEETSLGIRTAETMLRLAPVGLCVAALVVMLKDSETNEFGSISYSNLTAFRYLVHANGICAGYSLLSAAIAAMPRSSSTMPRVWTFFCLDQLLTYLVLAAGAVSAEVLYLAYNGDSAITWSDACSSYGGFCHRATASVIITFFVVCFYIVLSLISSYKLFTRFDPPSIVDSAKNLEVAVFGS, encoded by the exons atggagaaaagtAATGATCATGACAAGGCTAGCCACGGCGGCTCCGGTGGTGGTGCCACGGAGAAGTGGGAGGAGACTAGCCTCGGAATCCGAACTGCCGAGACAATGCTCCGGTTAGCTCCGGTGGGCCTTTGTGTTGCAGCACTTGTTGTCATGCTTAAGGACTCTGAGACTAATGAGTTCGGTTCAATTTCTTACTCCAATCTCACAGCCTTTAG GTACTTGGTGCACGCAAATGGAATATGTGCAGGCTACTCTCTTCTATCAGCAGCCATTGCAGCGATGCCTCGTTCTTCTTCGACAATGCCTCGTGTTTGGACCTTCTTTTGTCTCGACCAG CTTCTGACCTACCTGGTTCTTGCTGCTGGAGCTGTATCAGCTGAGGTTCTATACTTGGCTTACAATGGAGACTCAGCCATTACTTGGAGCGATGCATGTAGCTCCTATGGCGGTTTCTGTCATAGAGCCACTGCTTCTGTTATAATCACATTCTTTGTGGTTTGTTTCTACATCGTTCTCTCTCTAATCTCCTCTTATAAGCTCTTTACTCGCTTTGATCCTCCTTCCATTGTTGACTCCGCCAAGAATCTCGAAGTCGCTGTCTTCGGAAGTTAG
- a CDS encoding pfkB-like carbohydrate kinase family protein (pfkB-like carbohydrate kinase family protein; FUNCTIONS IN: kinase activity, ribokinase activity; INVOLVED IN: D-ribose metabolic process, D-ribose catabolic process; LOCATED IN: chloroplast, chloroplast stroma; EXPRESSED IN: 23 plant structures; EXPRESSED DURING: 13 growth stages; CONTAINS InterPro DOMAIN/s: Carbohydrate/purine kinase (InterPro:IPR011611), Ribokinase (InterPro:IPR002139), Carbohydrate/puine kinase, PfkB, conserved site (InterPro:IPR002173); BEST Arabidopsis thaliana protein match is: pfkB-like carbohydrate kinase family protein (TAIR:AT1G06030.1); Has 24314 Blast hits to 24305 proteins in 2661 species: Archae - 422; Bacteria - 18834; Metazoa - 425; Fungi - 293; Plants - 520; Viruses - 0; Other Eukaryotes - 3820 (source: NCBI BLink).) codes for MMKGISSVSQSINYNPYIEFNRPQLQISTVNPNPAQSRFSRPRSLRVLSLSADPSANRNPKSAVDAHAPPLVVVGSANADIYVEIERLPKEGETISAKTGQTLAGGKGANQAACGAKLMYPTYFVGRLGEDAHGKLIAEALGDDGCGVHLDYVRSVNNEPTGHAVVMLQSDGQNSIIIVGGANMKAWPEIMSDDDLEIVRNAGIVLLQREIPDSINIQVAKAVKKAGVPVILDVGGMDTPIPNELLDSIDILSPNETELSRLTGMPTETFEQISQAVAKCHKLGVKQVLVKLGSKGSALFIQGEKPIQQSIIPAAQVVDTTGAGDTFTAAFAVAMVEGKSHEECLRFAAAAASLCVQVKGAIPSMPDRKSVLKLLKFSI; via the exons ATGATGAAAGGGATCTCTTCAGTTTCTCAATCGATCAATTATAATCCATACATCGAATTCAATCGACCGCAGCTTCAGATCAGTACTGTGAATCCCAATCCAGCTCAATCTCGATTTTCCCGCCCTCGATCCCTCCGTGTTCTCTCACTCTCCGCCGATCCATCGGCAAATCGGAATCCTAAATCAGCCGTTGACGCACACGCGCCGCCACTGGTGGTTGTGGGATCTGCGAACGCCGATATCTATGTGGAGATCGAGAGATTACCCAAGGAAGGGGAAACGATTTCGGCCAAGACAGGGCAAACGCTCGCCGGAGGAAAAGGCGCGAATCAGGCGGCGTGTGGAGCGAAGCTAATGTATCCGACTTACTTCGTTGGTCGTTTGGGAGAGGACGCGCACGGGAAGCTAATAGCTGAGGCGTTGGGCGATGATGGGTGTGGGGTTCACTTGGACTACGTGAGATCTGTGAATAATGAGCCGACGGGACACGCGGTGGTGATGCTTCAGTCGGACGGTCAGAATTCGATCATTATCGTTGGTGGTGCAAATATGAAAGCTTGGCCTGAGATTATGAGCGATGATGATCTTGAGATTGTGAGGAATGCTGGTATTGTGCTTCTGCAAAGGGAGATCCCAGATTCCATCAATATTCAAGTTGCTAAG GCTGTGAAGAAAGCAGGTGTTCCAGTCATCCTTGATGTGGGAGGAATGGATACGCCTATACCAAATGAGCTATTGGATTCCATTGATATCTTGAGCCCCAATGAAACTGAGCTCAGTCGCTTGACAGGAATGCCAACTGAAACTTTTGAACAGATTAGCCAAGCTGTTGCAAAGTGCCATAAGTTG GGAGTTAAGCAAGTTCTAGTAAAACTCGGGTCCAAAGGATCTGCACTATTCATACAAGGGGAAAAACCAATCCAGCAGTCTATCATACCGGCTGCACAAGTGGTTGATACTACAGGAGCTGGGGATACTTTCACTGCAGCATTTGCAGTCGCTATGGTAGAGGGCAAGTCCCATGAGGAATGCTTGAGATTTGCTG CTGCAGCTGCCTCTCTTTGTGTCCAAGTAAAGGGTGCAATACCGAGCATGCCTGACCGAAAATCTGTTTTGAAGCTCCTTAAATTTAGTATCTAA
- the GSTU26 gene encoding glutathione S-transferase tau 26 (glutathione S-transferase tau 26 (GSTU26); CONTAINS InterPro DOMAIN/s: Thioredoxin fold (InterPro:IPR012335), Glutathione S-transferase, C-terminal (InterPro:IPR004046), Glutathione S-transferase, C-terminal-like (InterPro:IPR010987), Glutathione S-transferase/chloride channel, C-terminal (InterPro:IPR017933), Glutathione S-transferase, N-terminal (InterPro:IPR004045), Thioredoxin-like fold (InterPro:IPR012336); BEST Arabidopsis thaliana protein match is: glutathione S-transferase TAU 25 (TAIR:AT1G17180.1); Has 5496 Blast hits to 5481 proteins in 1084 species: Archae - 0; Bacteria - 2439; Metazoa - 409; Fungi - 139; Plants - 1934; Viruses - 0; Other Eukaryotes - 575 (source: NCBI BLink).), whose translation MANDQVILLDYWPSMFGMRTKMALAEKGVKYEYKETDPWVKTPLLIEMNPIHKKIPVLIHNGKPICESLIQLEYIDEVWSDASPILPSDPYQKSRARFWAEFIDKKFYDPSWKVWATMGEEHAAVKKELLEHFKTLETELGDKPYYGGEVFGYLDIALMGYYSWFKAMEKFGEFSIETEFPILTTWTKRCLERESVVKALADSDRIIEYVYVLRKKFGAA comes from the exons ATGGCGAACGACCAAGTGATTCTTCTTGATTACTGGCCAAGCATGTTCGGGATGAGGACGAAGATGGCTTTGGCTGAGAAAGGAGTCAAGTATGAGTACAAGGAAACAGATCCATGGGTTAAGACTCCTTTACTCATAGAGATGAACCCGATTCACAAGAAGATTCCGGTTCTCATCCACAACGGTAAACCGATTTGTGAATCTCTTATTCAGCTTGAGTACATTGATGAGGTTTGGTCCGATGCATCCCCAATCCTTCCCTCTGATCCTTACCAGAAGTCTCGAGCTAGATTTTGGGCTGAATTCATCGACAAAAAG TTTTACGACCCATCATGGAAGGTATGGGCAACAATGGGCGAAGAACATGCAGCAGTGAAGAAGGAATTGTTGGAACATTTCAAGACACTTGAGACAGAGCTCGGAGACAAACCTTATTACGGTGGTGAAGTATTTGGATACCTAGACATTGCATTAATGGGATACTACAGCTGGTTCAAGGCCATGGAGAAATTTGGTGAATTCAGTATCGAAACAGAGTTTCCTATATTGACTACGTGGACCAAGAGGTGTTTGGAAAGAGAGAGTGTGGTCAAGGCATTGGCTGATTCTGATAGGATCATTGAGTATGTTTATGTCCTGAGGAAGAAATTTGGAGCAGCGTAA